In the Haloferula helveola genome, one interval contains:
- a CDS encoding bifunctional oligoribonuclease/PAP phosphatase NrnA — protein MSEHSTFEEIGQWLEEAESFALLSHVRPDGDAIGSQIALGFALEAMGKKVRLINEDGLPDNLAFMAGSDRIETPPDTPVAVDVVIALDTATKPRLGDRTLACVGGCKRWINIDHHKSNPSYGDLNHIDDSSPATGQILYNLITELGLPLPAESRDAIYVAVSTDTGSFQYSGTTADTYEMAADLTRRGLDVGGINALTYDNHPMRRVELMRSLLNTLEVEGDGRIAHWELTRDTVERLQLKPEDSEGLIDIIRAIQGVIVALFFEELPDGKIRVSMRSKDRRVDACKVCMQFGGGGHALAAGIRMAGPIGDARRKVLDAVIAELPDS, from the coding sequence ATGAGCGAACACTCCACCTTCGAAGAGATCGGCCAGTGGCTGGAGGAAGCCGAGTCCTTCGCATTGCTCAGCCACGTGCGGCCAGACGGCGACGCGATCGGTTCCCAGATCGCGCTCGGGTTCGCGCTTGAGGCGATGGGGAAGAAAGTTCGCCTGATCAATGAGGACGGATTGCCCGACAATCTCGCCTTTATGGCCGGTTCGGACCGGATCGAGACTCCTCCGGACACACCTGTGGCAGTGGATGTGGTGATCGCGCTCGATACCGCCACCAAGCCACGGCTCGGTGATCGGACCCTGGCCTGCGTCGGGGGCTGCAAACGGTGGATCAATATCGACCACCACAAGTCGAATCCTTCCTACGGCGATCTCAATCACATCGACGACTCGAGCCCCGCGACCGGTCAGATCCTCTACAATCTGATCACCGAACTCGGCCTGCCTCTGCCGGCGGAAAGCCGCGACGCGATCTATGTTGCCGTTTCGACGGACACCGGTTCTTTCCAATACTCTGGAACGACCGCGGACACCTACGAGATGGCGGCGGACCTGACGCGTCGGGGTCTCGATGTCGGTGGCATCAATGCCCTGACCTACGATAATCATCCGATGCGCCGCGTCGAGCTGATGCGCTCGCTGCTGAACACCCTCGAGGTCGAGGGCGATGGCCGAATCGCGCACTGGGAGCTGACGCGTGACACCGTTGAGCGTCTTCAGCTCAAGCCCGAGGACAGCGAGGGACTGATCGACATCATCCGTGCGATCCAAGGCGTGATCGTGGCCTTGTTTTTCGAGGAACTCCCGGACGGCAAGATCCGGGTCTCGATGCGCTCCAAAGACCGGCGGGTCGACGCCTGCAAGGTGTGCATGCAGTTCGGCGGCGGTGGCCACGCCTTGGCGGCCGGCATCCGCATGGCCGGACCGATCGGCGACGCCCGCCGCAAGGTGCTCGATGCCGTCATTGCCGAGCTTCCCGATTCCTGA
- a CDS encoding bifunctional riboflavin kinase/FAD synthetase, which yields MQRLSSISELAALEAPVHLALGVFDGVHLGHQAVIAKAVAAARASGGTAGVLTFDPYPLRVLAPEKAPQRLLASLDHKASILEPLDVDFLLALPFDRRQASVEAEDFVSALVGAGARTICAGEDWRFGHKRSGDSRLLGELAGRLGFRFEAVPPVMMDGERISSTRIRQAIRDGNLDAAAGMLGRPYTVAGTVIEGRKLGRELGFPTANLERGEEQYPPDGVWAVRVSIGGRQLDGVANLGIRPTIDGEDRLLEVHCFDVDADFYGQTMEVEFVRRIRGQEKFGSLEELKQRIGEDRAEAMYILRGAEGV from the coding sequence ATGCAGCGCCTCAGCTCGATTTCCGAACTCGCCGCGCTCGAGGCACCCGTGCACCTAGCCCTCGGGGTATTCGATGGCGTGCATCTGGGGCATCAGGCGGTGATTGCGAAGGCGGTCGCGGCGGCACGGGCGTCGGGAGGAACGGCGGGGGTGCTGACCTTCGATCCCTATCCGCTCCGGGTGCTTGCTCCGGAGAAGGCGCCCCAGCGGCTTCTCGCGTCACTGGACCACAAGGCGAGCATCCTCGAGCCGCTCGACGTCGACTTCCTCCTCGCTCTGCCGTTCGACCGGAGACAGGCCTCGGTCGAGGCTGAGGACTTCGTGAGCGCATTGGTCGGGGCTGGCGCCCGGACCATCTGTGCCGGCGAGGACTGGAGGTTCGGGCACAAGCGGAGCGGGGATAGCCGGTTGCTCGGCGAGCTGGCGGGGCGACTCGGATTCCGTTTCGAGGCGGTACCGCCGGTGATGATGGATGGCGAGCGGATCAGCAGCACCCGAATCCGGCAAGCGATCCGCGATGGCAATCTCGACGCCGCGGCCGGGATGCTTGGGCGCCCGTACACGGTGGCCGGCACGGTGATCGAAGGCCGCAAGCTGGGCCGTGAACTCGGCTTTCCGACGGCGAATCTGGAACGGGGCGAAGAACAATACCCGCCGGACGGGGTGTGGGCGGTGCGTGTGTCGATCGGAGGGCGCCAGCTTGATGGGGTCGCCAATCTCGGCATCCGTCCGACCATCGACGGTGAGGATCGCCTGCTGGAGGTCCATTGTTTCGATGTCGACGCGGATTTCTACGGCCAGACGATGGAGGTCGAGTTCGTTCGCCGGATCCGGGGTCAGGAGAAATTCGGGTCGCTTGAGGAACTGAAGCAGCGGATCGGCGAAGACCGCGCGGAGGCCATGTATATACTGCGTGGTGCGGAGGGTGTCTGA
- the truB gene encoding tRNA pseudouridine(55) synthase TruB: protein MSRPNPVSGVPAGVLVVDKAPDMTSHDVVAIARRSLGTKKIGHCGTLDPMATGLLMLVVERATKIQDLLMSEDKEYQGTLTLGVSTTTQDRQGEPVEEKEVPAFSTEQIDAAFGEFTGNFEQIPPMVSAIKKDGVPLYKLARKGQEVKRDPRPVYVNEYEISRVELPEVDFRVECSKGFYVRTYAHDIGQSLGCGAHLSALRRVRSGRFTLERAITVDTLKTAPREDLFKSIISLAEISLMRGA from the coding sequence ATGAGCCGACCCAATCCCGTTTCCGGAGTCCCTGCTGGCGTGCTGGTGGTGGACAAAGCGCCTGACATGACCTCTCACGACGTGGTCGCGATCGCACGCCGTTCGCTCGGCACCAAGAAGATCGGCCACTGCGGCACGCTCGATCCGATGGCGACCGGCCTGCTGATGCTCGTGGTCGAGCGCGCGACCAAGATCCAGGACCTGCTGATGAGCGAGGACAAGGAGTATCAGGGCACGCTGACCCTTGGTGTCTCTACGACCACGCAGGACCGTCAGGGTGAGCCGGTTGAGGAGAAGGAAGTGCCCGCCTTTAGCACCGAGCAGATTGATGCGGCGTTCGGCGAGTTCACCGGCAACTTCGAGCAGATCCCGCCGATGGTGTCGGCGATCAAGAAAGACGGTGTGCCTCTCTACAAGCTTGCCCGGAAAGGGCAGGAGGTGAAGCGCGATCCCCGTCCGGTGTATGTGAACGAGTACGAAATCAGCCGCGTCGAATTGCCCGAGGTCGACTTCCGGGTCGAGTGCTCGAAGGGGTTCTACGTTCGCACGTATGCCCACGACATCGGCCAGTCACTCGGCTGTGGAGCGCACCTCAGTGCCTTGCGTCGCGTGCGTTCCGGCCGCTTCACCCTGGAGCGGGCGATCACGGTCGATACCCTCAAGACCGCTCCTCGCGAGGATCTTTTCAAGAGCATCATCAGTCTCGCCGAGATTTCGCTGATGCGCGGAGCGTAG
- a CDS encoding AarF/UbiB family protein, giving the protein MIFGPADRLDTAEIERMGLLAVKIAQMYAIRGDLLGPEKVEKLGKLFEEASPMPEGRFLEVFDAEAPDALKRDLEHLDDEPLAVASLGQVHRGRLSDGTEVVVKVLRADHAAEFRRDAAAVRLMAKTSVFFYRPLERLADPVGTLDNIVSMTETEMDLTAEIRGTERLRELRDQGVARLPHLSDLHFPKVFEEYTTPGIMVSEYLEAPSVRRLLDERGFSYEALLKLFRIHGYYLFHLGEFHGDFHPGNIHFAGGSFWFIDNANVEKVDRAFSGGLLAFMEDLGKGDYRKAAESIAALAIEPLEDPAEFERKFAELYRDFGGRPIGEQSLTLQMMRTIRMAVECGMEFPKGAFPVIKSLMYLDGMALACAPEKQLLDDVAKFAGDFR; this is encoded by the coding sequence ATGATCTTCGGTCCGGCGGACCGGCTGGACACCGCCGAGATCGAGCGGATGGGGTTGCTGGCGGTAAAGATCGCGCAGATGTATGCGATCCGCGGCGACCTGCTCGGCCCGGAGAAGGTCGAGAAGCTCGGCAAGCTTTTCGAGGAGGCCAGCCCGATGCCGGAGGGGCGCTTCCTAGAGGTGTTTGATGCCGAGGCTCCCGATGCACTGAAACGCGATCTCGAACATCTGGACGACGAGCCGTTGGCGGTCGCGTCACTCGGTCAGGTGCACCGCGGGCGGTTGAGCGACGGCACCGAGGTGGTGGTGAAGGTCCTGCGGGCCGATCATGCCGCCGAGTTCCGTCGCGATGCCGCAGCGGTCCGCCTGATGGCGAAGACCTCGGTGTTCTTCTACCGCCCGCTCGAGCGATTGGCCGATCCGGTCGGGACGCTCGACAACATCGTGTCGATGACCGAGACGGAAATGGATCTCACTGCCGAGATCCGTGGCACGGAGCGGCTGCGTGAATTGCGCGACCAGGGAGTCGCTCGGCTTCCCCATCTGTCGGATCTCCATTTTCCGAAGGTCTTCGAGGAATACACCACACCGGGGATCATGGTGTCGGAGTATCTCGAAGCACCGAGCGTCCGCCGATTGCTCGATGAGCGAGGGTTCTCCTACGAGGCATTGCTGAAGTTGTTCCGGATCCACGGATACTACCTGTTTCACCTTGGCGAGTTCCACGGCGACTTTCATCCGGGAAACATCCATTTCGCCGGCGGGAGTTTCTGGTTCATCGACAATGCCAACGTCGAGAAGGTGGACCGCGCCTTCTCGGGCGGCCTGCTGGCATTCATGGAAGATCTGGGGAAAGGCGACTACCGGAAGGCGGCCGAATCGATCGCGGCGCTGGCAATCGAGCCGCTGGAGGACCCGGCGGAGTTCGAGCGGAAGTTCGCGGAGCTCTATCGCGACTTCGGAGGTCGGCCGATCGGCGAGCAGAGCCTGACGCTCCAGATGATGCGGACGATCCGGATGGCGGTCGAGTGCGGCATGGAGTTTCCGAAAGGCGCGTTTCCGGTGATCAAGAGCCTGATGTATCTCGACGGTATGGCACTGGCCTGTGCGCCCGAAAAGCAGCTGCTCGACGATGTGGCCAAGTTTGCCGGGGATTTCCGGTAG